The Malus domestica chromosome 13, GDT2T_hap1 genome includes a window with the following:
- the LOC103417299 gene encoding (R)-mandelonitrile lyase 3-like: MVKSMVFRVLLVLQLCVHLQSEVQSLATPSEHDFSYSKSVVNATDLPQEEVYDYIVVGGGTAGCPLAATLSLNYSVLVLERGSFPASYPNVLTQDGFIYNLQQEDDGETPVQRVMSEDGIPTVRGRILGGTSIINAGVYARANISFFSQSGVEWNMDLVNATYEWIEDTIVYKPNAFAWQTITQQAFLEAGVLPDNGFSLDHVLGTRITGSTFDNNGTRHAADELLNKGDLDNLRVAVHANVEKILISSTFESNLSARGVIFKDSNGISHRSYVRNQGEVILSAGTMGTPQLLLLSGVGPESYLSSLGIPVVIDHPYVGHFLYDNPRNFINILPPNPVEASIVTALGIRNNFWQCSISGGPLTVPPYSFFPSQSYPLPNSTFLHIPNKVPGPLSHGSLTLNSSNDVTVGPNVVFNYYSNATDLAHCVSGMKQFSDLLRTDAFKPYKTEDLPGVEGFTFLGVPFPNNQTDDALETFCHDSLASYWHYHGGCIVGKVVDGGLRVSGIDALRVVDSSTFPVTPASHPMGFYLMLGRYMGLQILQERSPWIGISSA, encoded by the exons ATGGTGAAATCAATGGTGTTTCGTGTGCTATTGGTGTTGCAACTTTGTGTCCATCTTCAATCAGAGGTTCAATCGTTGGCCACTCCTTCTGAGCATG ATTTTAGCTACTCAAAATCTGTGGTTAATGCCACTGATCTTCCACAAGAAGAAGTATATGACTACATCGTAGTTGGAGGGGGTACCGCAGGGTGTCCATTGGCAGCAACTTTATCATTGAACTATTCGGTGCTCGTTTTAGAAAGGGGAAGTTTTCCTGCATCATATCCGAATGTCTTGACTCAAGATGGGTTTATTTATAATCTCCAGCAAGAAGATGATGGAGAGACACCAGTTCAAAGGGTCATGTCAGAAGATGGTATTCCTACTGTTAGAGGAAGGATCCTCGGCGGCACGAGCATAATCAATGCTGGCGTTTACGCAAGAGCTAACATTTCATTCTTTAGTCAATCAGGAGTTGAATGGAACATGGATTTGGTTAATGCAACATATGAGTGGATCGAAGACACTATTGTGTACAAGCCAAATGCATTCGCTTGGCAAACTATTACACAACAAGCATTTTTGGAGGCTGGTGTTTTACCAGACAATGGATTCAGTTTGGATCACGTACTGGGAACTAGAATCACGGGCTCAACTTTTGACAATAATGGAACGAGACATGCAGCTGATGAACTACTTAACAAAGGAGACCTAGACAACTTGCGAGTTGCGGTTCATGCCAACGTAGAGAAGATCCTCATCTCTTCTACTTTTGAATCAA ATTTGTCAGCAAGAGGAGTCATATTTAAGGATTCTAATGGGATTTCTCATCGGTCATACGTACGCAATCAAGGAGAAGTTATATTGAGTGCAGGGACAATGGGGACTCCTCAACTTCTACTACTTAGTGGTGTTGGCCCGGAGTCCTACTTATCATCGCTTGGAATCCCAGTTGTTATTGACCATCCTTACGTTGGTCATTTTCTGTACGACAATCCTCGTAATTTCATAAACATTTTGCCCCCAAATCCAGTTGAAGCCTCAATTGTAACAGCTCTGGGCATTAGAAACAATTTCTGGCAATGTTCTATCTCGGGTGGGCCACTTACTGTTCCACCCTACAGTTTTTTCCCTAGTCAGTCTTACCCCCTACCAAATTCGACTTTCCTTCACATTCCTAACAAAGTTCCAGGACCTTTATCTCATGGTTCTCTCACGCTAAATTCATCTAATGATGTGACTGTTGGCCCAAACGTTGTATTCAATTACTATTCCAATGCCACAGACCTTGCTCATTGTGTTAGCGGCATGAAACAGTTCAGTGATTTATTAAGGACCGATGCATTTAAACCATATAAAACCGAAGATTTGCCAGGTGTAGAAGGCTTCACCTTTTTAGGAGTTCCTTTTCCAAATAACCAAACAGATGATGCACTCGAAACATTTTGTCATGATTCACTGGCCTCATATTGGCATTACCACGGTGGATGCATTGTTGGAAAGGTGGTTGACGGTGGTTTGCGTGTTAGTGGGATCGATGCATTACGCGTTGTTGATTCTTCCACATTCCCTGTCACACCGGCGAGCCACCCTATGGGCTTCTATCTGATGTTAGGCAG GTATATGGGTCTTCAAATTCTGCAAGAGAGATCACCTTGGATTGGTATATCATCCGCGTGA